The nucleotide sequence ctcaaaataagaaattcaagtATGAATACCTTAACAACCTAATACTTGTCAATAAGAAGATTTAGAGACTTTAAATCTCGATGCACAATAAAGGAATACTTGTGAAATAGTATATAAGTATGTATACgttctatttttatattttttttaatttatgtgaCCATCTATCTAGTATATATTTTTATATGGTTATGCCGAGGCAATGAGATTAATTTATGTAATGATTAGGTGATGATAGTGAGGGTTAGACAGTAGTAGGTTGTTATTAGTTTTACTTAACATGCTGTAAGTGTTGTTTTGCTTATACTTCTTCTTGCAAAGGGTCAAGCTTCAAAGTTCAAACCaacaatatattaaaaaaaaattaaaataaaacacttCTTCTTGTAAAGGGTCGagcttcaaaccaacaatatattaaaaaaaattaaaataaaactattaGGGAATTTGAATGTAAATATTATGTGATGATTTGGTATATCTATAACGTGTGGTTTGTGCATAATCTTCTATTTGATATTTATTTAAGACGTTGTTGGAGTTATGACCGGTGTAGAGGGTGAGAGAAAATATGTGAAAGATGGCAAACTTATTGACATATTAGTCATTCATATTGAGAATGACGAGTATGTTTTTTTctaactgtaacaccctaccatacaaagtcttatgcttaagtcataattcagagatggcaaggtattacgacctctaaaacaaaaatttagtacgtatagtagtatgaataattgattataactaggagcctttgtagaaaaagggggtaaacaaaaaccgtaactcgaacgggcaacactccgatcgataaacGTGACGAACCGGGATAAGCTATCGCGAGAtcatatatacaaaagagtgtcaaaaacaggaatatcaagactcaaaatccggctgcgaagataatcggtccgagcatagcaatatatacatataataaaataaggaaaaccctaagaaaaacccaaagggacacaaatacagaaacctattctccaaaaatcccctctagaaggagtcatcacagtctgtattatttaatggagataaaggtatctaaacaagatatataacccaaaacagagtctcgagaacaaaggatcttcgctaatccagaagtctccagcatgcctcaacgagaagccattgatcctcaatgatcattcattttttccttgcttcactcgcaagttaccacattcactagccctttttctcatgctaggcatatcataatgattcaagacataagtggtgagatcgaaGGCTTACTcatatatgggttaattagccattaattaactgggtcttacattctacccacctaattgggaattttgcccacaaaattcaaattcaaattcaattacctgagaataagtgcggataatccgttcgcatctccgactcaagttcccatgtgtgttcctcaacaccgcctcgactccaagccactttgtctaatgaaacctcttttccatgcaaccgtttgatactagtatcatcaattctgactggagccactggaagcgttaaatcttctcttaactgaaccgattcgggttctaacacatggctagcatcaggagtgtactttcgaagctgcgacacgtgaaatacgtcgtgcaggtttgaaagatggggtggtagagccacccgatacgccaccggcccaatcctctcaa is from Arachis ipaensis cultivar K30076 chromosome B01, Araip1.1, whole genome shotgun sequence and encodes:
- the LOC110269346 gene encoding uncharacterized protein LOC110269346; amino-acid sequence: GDHVFLKVTPTTGVGRAIKAKKLNPRYIGPFQILERIGPVAYRVALPPHLSNLHDVFHVSQLRKYTPDASHVLEPESVQLREDLTLPVAPVRIDDTSIKRLHGKEVSLDKVAWSRGGVEEHTWELESEMRTDYPH